The proteins below come from a single Mya arenaria isolate MELC-2E11 chromosome 8, ASM2691426v1 genomic window:
- the LOC128242585 gene encoding N-acyl-phosphatidylethanolamine-hydrolyzing phospholipase D 1-like — MAEKQDIPIEFQTHIQQSDGLFTTSYSYVCKWNPFTRPNAFKLGKWKLTPTQSKIPWDDPQAIKKVLQVQDFSSLKVKIPPQDKIQITWIGHATVLVQIEGLNILADPVFSEKCGPAGFGVKLGYERFTPPAYKIDDLPPIDVVIISHNHHDHLDSQSVRDIARLHPKAKWLVGLGNKKFCVDKGCADVEELKWWESISIGTFRFVCTPTQHWCQRYPLDFNHALWCGWVVESPKYKYYFAGDTGYQDELFKLIGRKYGPFDLASIPIGAYEPRYITELERVNPEEAVEIHKDINSRVSIGIHWGTFELTNEYYLEPPQELEKQMYNRALDPKTFFNLRIGETWAVGEDRDYNPPFMEREKEGTPKLTNGPFDVDLSGYKRETALQKCESDHLHRTDRICQDIKTKSEVLQTKRSNPKRISADEPWPHNNQEDSATGMKPTGRSKPRRSLSPDAPSPRNNQDSASGIKPTGRSKPRRSLSPNAPSPQNNQDSASGIKPTGRSARDRL, encoded by the exons ATGGCAGAAAAACAGGATATACCGATTGAATTTCAAACACACATACAACAGAGTGATGGATTATTTACGACCAGTTATTCCTATGTCTGTAAATGGAACCCGTTTACTAGACCAAATGCATTCAAGTTAGGAAAATGGAAACTTACACCAACACAAAGCAAAATACCATGGGATGACCCACAG GCAATCAAAAAGGTCCTTCAAGTTCAGGACTTCAGTTCTCTGAAAGTGAAAATTCCGCCGCAAGACAAAATCCAGATAACATGGATTGGACATGCTACTGTTCTTGTTCAAATAGAAGGCCTGAATATACTTGCTGATCCAGTATTCAGTGAGAAGTGTGGTCCAGCTGGTTTTGGAGTAAAACTTGGCTACGAACGATTTACGCCTCCCGCGTATAAAATAGATGATCTACCACCGATAGACGTTGTGATCATCAGTCATAACCACCACGACCACTTAGATTCTCAGTCAGTCAGGGACATTGCTCGACTTCATCCAAAGGCAAAGTGGTTAGTCGGATTAGGTAATAAGAAATTTTGCGTTGACAAAGGATGCGCAGATGTGGAAGAATTGAAATGGTGGGAGAGTATAAGTATCGGTACCTTCAGATTTGTATGCACGCCAACACAACACTGGTGCCAGCGATATCCACTCGACTTCAACCAT GCTCTATGGTGTGGATGGGTAGTGGAAAGCCCGAAATACAAGTATTACTTTGCCGGGGATACGGGATATCAGGATGAGCTATTTAAGTTGATTGGCCGAAAATATGGACCCTTTGATCTTGCATCAATACCAATAGGTGCTTATGAGCCTAG ATACATCACCGAATTGGAGCGCGTGAATCCGGAGGAAGCTGTGGAAATCCACAAGGACATAAACAGTAGAGTCTCAATTGGTATTCACTGGGGAACATTTGAACTGACAAATGAG TATTACTTGGAGCCACCACAGGAGTTGGAAAAACAGATGTACAACAGAGCTCTGGATCCAAAGACGTTCTTCAATTTGCGAATCGGAGAGACATGGGCAGTAGGGGAAGACCGGGATTATAACCCTCCTTTCATGGAAAGAGAAAAAGAGGGAACACCGAAACTGACAAATGGTCCATTTGATGTAGATCTAAGTGGTTATAAAAGGGAGACCGCTCTGCAGAAATGCGAAAGTGATCACCTTCATAGAACTGACAGAATATGCCAGGATATTAAGACGAAAAGTGAAGTGCTGCAAACAAAGCGTTCTAATCCGAAAAGAATTTCTGCAGATGAACCATGGCCACACAACAATCAGGAAGATTCTGCAACTGGAATGAAACCAACAGGGCGTTCTAAACCGAGAAGAAGTTTGTCTCCAGATGCACCATCGCCACGCAACAATCAGGATTCTGCTTCTGGAATTAAACCAACAGGGCGTTCTAAACCGAGAAGAAGTTTGTCTCCAAATGCACCGTCGCCACAAAACAATCAAGATTCTGCTTCTGGAATTAAGCCAACAGGTCGTTCAGCACGAGATAGATTATGA